One Streptomonospora salina genomic window, CCGCTGCGGCGTCGCGGAGCTCGGCGGCGCCGGCGACCGGCCCGTAGGCGTTGTTTCCGCCTCCCGCGATGAGGGCGTCGCGCATGGCGGGGTGGACGGGTAATCCCGCTTCGCCGAATCCCAGCGGAAGAACGGGGAGCCCGCGGCGCCGCCTCTCGGCAAGTGCCTCGTTGACGGCGAGGGTCGCGGACAGGGTGACAGGCATGGAGAGATCAGCTCCGCGGATCGACGAAAGTGCAGCGGGGGTGCGTGCCGGCCGCTCCCCTCCCCGTCAAGCCTGCCCGCTGCCCCCCATCAGGACAAGCGACTCTTTTCGATGCATAGCGTAAGCTGAACTTATGCTTGATATTCGGCGGCTGCAGCTGCTCAAGGAGTTCGCCGACCGGGGGTCCATCGCGGGCGCGGCCGAGACCCTGGGCTACACCCCCTCGGCGGTCTCGCAGCAACTGTCGGCGCTGGAGCGCGAAGCGGGCACGCAGCTGCTGGACCGCACCGCGCGCAGCGCCGAACTGACCGACGGCGGGCGGTTGCTGGCCGAGCACGCCGAGCAGATCCTGGCCATGGTCGAGGCGGCGGAGTCGGTGCTGGCCCAGCAGGCCGGCGCCGTGCTGGGGCCGGTCACCGTCACCGCCTTCCCCACCGCCGCCGTGGCGCTGGCGCCTCTGCTGGCCCAGCGCCTGCACCAGCAGGAGGGCTTGCAGCTGGTGCTGCGCCAGAGCGTGGGCGCGGCCGGGGTGCGCCAGGTCTCCTCGGCCGAGGTCGACATCGCGGTCATCGACGACTGGTCGGGGCTTCCGCCCGACAGCGGTACGGGCAAGCTGCGCCACGTGCACCTGCTGCACGACCCGCTGGTACTGGCGCTGCCGTCCGACCATCCCCTGGCCGACACGAGCCGCCCGGTCGAGCTGGCCCGGCTGCTGGAGGAGTCCTGGATCCACGCCCCCCGGGGCGAGCCCTCCCGGGAGGGCACCGACCGGCTGTTCGCGCGTGTGGGCGGCGCGCCGTCGACCGCCTGGGAGTTCCAGGGCCAGGGCACCATCCTCAACCTGGTCGCGCGCGGAATCGGCATCGCGGCGGTGCCGGCGCTCGCGCTGGCGTCGGGCACGTCGGGGCTGGCTTTCCGGCTGCTGCCGCAGGCGCCGACGCGCCATGCCTACGCGGTGGTGCGGGCCACCCGGATGCGCCGGCCGGCGATCGAACTGACGCTGCGGGCGCTGCGCCGCTCCGCCGAGGAGGTGCAGGCGACACTCGACACCGAGCTGCACGGCACCGGCGCGCAGTGAGGTGCGCCGCCGCCGGGCCGGCGGCCCGCGGGTCTATCCGCCGGCCCAGCTCTCGGAGGGGCGGATCCGGCGCTGCAGCCGCTGCAGGCGCCGGTGCAGCCGCCGCGAGACGTGGCGGGCGCGGTCGCGCTGCTCGCGGGTGACCCAGAAGCGCTCGAAGGCTTCCATGCGCTGCCGGCGGAGCTCGTCGGCGCGCTGCTCGGCTTCTTCGACCTGGCGCTGGAGCTCGCCGTGGGCGCGCTCCAGCTCGGCGAGTGCCTCGTCGCACTCGTCGGCCTCACGCTGGACCCGCCTCAAACGGGCGGCCACACCGTGGATGTGCGCCGCCGCGTTCGGCCGGCCCGTCCCTACGAACCACACACCTGGAGATCTATCCGCCGACCGCAGCGGTATCACCGTTATGTGGTGCAAAGAATGCGGAAAGCCACCGACGCCGCGAATCTGACGCTTTGCGCGAATCATCGACTCAAGAGCGCTTTACTACGAACACCGCATGTGCGGCGTTATGTCGGAGTTCGCGGCGCCGGTGCCCGCGTCGGAGCCCCGTCCCGAGGCGCTCAGGCGGCGATCACCTGGCGGCGCAGCCGCGGGCGCGCCCCCTGCAGCGGCGTGCGGGAACGGCGCAGCCCCGCGAAGCGGCGCGGCCGCACCTCACCGTAGATCTCGGCGAACCGGTCCAGCGAGCGCCGGTGGTCGTGGCGGCAGGCGGCCTCGCGGCTGGCCGCGCCCATCTCGGCGCGCGCACGCTCGGGCTCCAGCACCGCCAGCAGGTTCTCGGCCAGCGTACCGACGTCGCCGGGCCGGTACAGGTAGCCGTTGCGGCCGTGGGCCACCAGGTGCGGAAGCGCCAGCGCGTCGGCGGCCACCACCGGCAGCCCCGTCGACATCGCCTCCAAAGTGGCGATGCTCTGCAGCTCGGCGACGCTGCCGATGGCGAACATGTCGGCGGCGACATAGACCTGCGGAAGGTCGGCGTCGGGCACGAACCCCAGGAAATGCACCCGGTCGGCCACACCGAGCTCGGCGGCCAGCCCGCGCAGCTCCTGCTCGCGCTGGCCGACCCCGGCCAGCGCCAACTGCGCGTCGCGCCCCTCCAGCACCCGCGGCAGCGCCCGGATCAGATCGTCGATGCGCTTCTCCTCGTCGAGCCGCCCGACGAAGGCGATCGTGTCCCGGTCGGGCAGGCCGAAGCGTTCCCGCGCGGCGGCTCGCTCGGCCGGACGCGGGTGGAACCGCTCCAGGTCGATGCCGCAGGACACCGGCTCCACGGCCCGGCCGAAGCCCTTCTCGGCCAGCAGCACCGCCGCGCGCTCGGTGGGCGTGGTGACGAAGTCGGACCGGTAGGCCACCCGCACCATGTCGCGCCAGGCCAGCGCACCGGCGGCGCCGTGCAACCGTTCGGGGATGTGGGCGTGGCCGAACAGGTTGTCGGGCATGAAGTGGTTGGTCAGCACCACCGGAACCCCCGCCGACCGGGCCCGGCCGATCGCCGCCCGGCTGGTGGTGAAGTGGCTCTGGGCGTGCACGACATGGGGATCCAGCCGCTCGATCAGCCGGTCCAGGTGGCCGCCGATGCCCGCCGGCACCGTGGTGCGCATCGTGTCGTGCACCAGCACCGATACCGACCGCAGCTGGTGCAGGGTCACCCCCGAGTGGACCTCGATACCCGGCAGACCGGTGGGAGAGGGGCAGGCCACGTGCACGTCGTGCCCGCGCGCCGCCAGACCGGTGGCCAGACGGTGGGTGAAGTAGGCCGCGCCGTTGACGTCGGGCGGGTAGGTGTCGCCCGTGATCAGCACGCGCAGCCGGTCGTACCCGCCGCCGTCCTCCCCGGCTCCGGTGCGCGCTCGGGGGTGTTCGGTCAGGGTGGTCATCGGGACTCTCCTGAGGTCGTGGTCGATCGCGTGCCCGACGAAGCGGGATCGGGCTCGGGTGTATTCGGGGCGGCACCGGCCCGTTCGGAGCCGCCCGCCTCGGGATTGCGGTTGCGTGCCAAGGCGAGCACGACGGTGCCGGCGATCGCCAGCAGCGCCGCGCCCGCGGCCAGCCCCCGGTCCAACGGCGTGGCCGGCAGGCCCTCGCCCAGCACCAGCGCGCCGATGCCCGCACCGACGACGGGGTCGACCACCAGCAGCGTCGCGTAGGCGGCAGCGAAGTGGCCGGTGCGGTAGGCGTTCTGCTGGAACAGCCCGCCCAGCAGGGCCGACGCCACGGCCAGCGGGGTCAGCCACGTGAGCACCGCGGTCCAGTCGGCGGCCGCGTTGGCGGCCACCACACGGGACAGCGCCGACGTGGTCCCCAGCGCCGCGCCGCCGACCGTAGCCAGCAGCAGCGCCCGCGGACCGGGCGCCACCCAGTGGGCGGCCACGTAGACAGCCGCACCCAGCACCGCGATACCGCCGGTGAGCGCCAGGGCGGTGAGCAACGGCAACTGCGGGGTCCGGGCGGCGTGCGGAAACAGCGACAGCAGCCCGACCAGCCCCACCGTCACGGCCGCGCCCGCGGCGATCTCGCCGGTCCGCACCCGGCGCCGGTTGAACAGCGCTGTCAGCGCGATGGCGAACACCAGTCCGCTGACGCCGATGGGCTGGATGATGGTCAGCGGCGCGCCGCTGAGCGCGATCAGGTGCAGTACGACGCCCGCGCCGGCGCCGGCGGTGCCCGCCAGCCAGCGGGGGCGCCCGGCCAGATGCACGAGGAAACCCGCCGACGCCACGGTGCGGCCGGGTGCCCGCACCGCATCGCGCTCCTGCAGCGCCGATCCCAGAGCCATGCAGAACGCGCCCGCGAGGGCGGTCAGCACGGACGCGACGATCACGTTCGCTCGTCCTCCCCTCGTCGCCGGCGGCGGCTGCGGATCCGTTCGGGTGCCCCGGTCTCCCCACCACCAGCCAAGTACATCCACCGCGGCCGATCGATGCCGTCACCACCCGGATCCGGGTAGTGCCTGCCCCACTGCGCCACGGGGCCACGCGCTCCCGCACCGCTCCGACGCGGCCGCAGACCGCCTGCGACCTGGATACCGGATCGACCTGTCCGGTTCCCGGCAGTCCGGGTAACCGGGCGAAGCATCCGGTCAAGAGTCGGTGACCGCGAGCGGCCCCTCCCCCATCGCTACCCGCCGCAACGGCCCGGCACGTGCACGGCGCGACCCGGCCGCGCCCGAGGAAGCGGCGCCCGTAGCCGCGCACGTCGCGGCGGCCGCGCGCACGCTGGCCCACCGGGTGCTGCCCGTACCGGCCGACACCCTGCGCCACACGTCCTGGATCTCCCCCCGCCGCAACGTCGCGCCCGCGGGCGCGCGGGCGCGGCGCAAACGCGTGCGGGCGCTGGCCGAGGCGCTGACGGCGTCGGTCGAGCCCGTCCGCCGGCACGGCGAGGCCGTTTCGCTGTCGCTCACCGGCGGCCGCGACAGCAGGCTGGTTGCGGCGGTGCTGCACGCGCCGGGATCCCGTTCCGGGCGACCACCCGCGGCTTCGACGGCCATCCCGACGTCGTCCTGGCGCGGCGGATCTGCGCGCGCCTGGGCGTGACCGACCACCGGGTGAGCGCGCCCCGGCGCGACGGCGACGACGCCGTACTCGTCGAGCACCCGCTGCCGCGCACCCCGCAGGTCTGGCACCTCTACCCGGTGGCGGTGCTGCTGTCCGGCGAGTGGCTGGCGCCCACCCCGCCTCCGGGTGAGCACGGCGAGCACATCAGGGTGGCGATCCGGTAGGCGCGCGGCCGGTTCCGGGCGCCGGGGACCGGGGCCGCCGGTTCCGGAGCGTTCCGGGTCATGGCACCATGGGTCGACGATTGGTCTAGACCGGATGGGAGCACCTTCCGTGCCCGCTGACTCGCTGGTGCCGCGACCGGCCGAACTGTCGACCGGCGACTACGACGGCCTCGTGCTGACCCCCTCGACGCGGATCGACGCCGATCACGCCTCCCGCGGCACCGAAGCCTGGCTGCGGACGGAGCTGGGAGCCGCCACCGGCCTGCCGCTGCAGCGCGGCGACGGCCAGAACGCCCAGATCCGGCTGAGTGTCGACCCGAAGGCGGGACTGGGCGGCGAGGGCTACCGCCTCATCGTCGACGCCGCGGGCGCGCTGGTGGTCGGCAACGATCCCGCGGGCGTCTTCTACGGCGCCCAGACCCTGCGCCAGCTGCTGCCCGCGGCCGCCTACCGCCGGGCGCCGGCGGATCCGGCCGCGCGGTGGACGCTGCCGAGCGTGCGCATCACCGACCGGCCGCGCTTCGGCTGGCGGGGGTGCATGCTCGACGTAGCGCGGCACTTCATGCCCAAGCACGACGTGCTGCGGTTCGTCGACCTGCTGGCGATGCACAAACTCAACGTGCTGCACCTGCACCTGACCGAGGACCAGGGGTGGCGCGTGGAGATCAAGCGCTACCCGCGGTTGACCGATACCGCCTCCTGGCGCACCGAGAGCCAGGTCGGCGCCGACAGCCCGCCGGCCTTCGACGGCCGTCCGCACGGGGGCTTCTACACCCAGGACGACATCCGCGAGATCGTCGCCTACGCCGCCGCGCGGCACATCACCGTGGTGCCCGAAATCGACGTCCCCGGCCACTCCCAGGCCGCGATCGCCGCCTACCCCGAGCTCGGCGAAGGCGAGCCGGTGGGTGTGGCGCGGCACTGGGGCATCATCGACAACGTCCTCAACGTCAGCGACACCACGCTGGAGTTCTACCGCGGCGTCTTCGACGAGCTGCTGGACCTGTTCCCGAGCCCCTACGTATGCGTGGGCGGCGACGAGTGCCCCAAGGAGCAGTGGCGCCGCAGCGAAACCGCCCAGCGGCGCATCCGCGAGGAAGGGCTCGCCGACGAGGACGAGCTGCAGAGCTGGTTCATCCGGCAGTTCGACACCTACCTCGCCGATCGCGGCCGGCGCCTGCTGGGCTGGGACGAGATCCTGGAGGGCGGCCTGGCGCCGGGCGCCACGGTGATGTCCTGGCGCGGCACCGAAGGCGGCGTCGCCGCCGCGCAGGCGGGCCACGACGTGGTGATGTGCCCGACCGGCACGTCCTACCTGGATTACCGCCAGTCCGCAGACGACGGCGAACCCGTGCCCGTCGGAACCGTGCTGTCCGCGGCCGACGTGTACACGGCCGAGCGGGTGCCGGCCGAACTGTCCGACGAGGAGGCCGAGCGGGTCCTGGGCGTGCAGGTCAACATCTGGAGCGAGCACCTCGACAGCCCGCGCACCGTCGACTACATGGCCTTCCCCCGCCTGTCGGCCTTCGCCGAGGCGGCGTGGTCCCACGGAACGCGGGACTACACCGAGTTCCAGCCGCGCCTGGAGCGCCACCTGAAGCGCCTGGACGCGTGCGGCGTGGAGTACCGCCCCCTGTCCGGCCCCCGTCCCTGGCAGCGCCGCCCCGGAGTCCCCGGGCGCCCCCGGTAGGACGCGCCCTTTCAGCGGGAGGCGACGCCGCGAGCCTCCCGGGCCCCGGGGAACCCGGAGAACCCGAAAAGCCCGCCGCCCGTGCGCACGCCCGGAAGCGTGCGCACGGGCACGCGGGCACACCGGTGCCCGCGTCCGGGATCAGCGGACCGGGGCGGCGCCTGCCGCCTCTTCGGCGATCACCTCTCGGGCGACGTCGGGGCGGTCGGTGATGAGGCCGTCCACCCCGGCGGCGATGGCCGTGCGCATGTCGCCGGGATCGTTGACGGTGTAGGTGTGCACCTGCATACCGGCGCCGTGCACCGCGTCCACGTAGTCGGCGCCGAACGCGGTGTGGGCGGGGTTGATCTGGTCGGCCCAGACGTAGTCGCCGATCTCCTCTTCGGGGACCGTGCCCAGCAGCCCGTGGGGAACGGACGGCAGCAGGTCGCGGGAGCGGCGCACGGATTCCCAGTCGAAGCTCTGGATCACGAGCCGGGGCGGGCGCCACGACGGCGTCGGAGCGAACCACGCCGGACGGCCGCCGAAGGTGTCGGCGATGTCGGCCTCGATGCCCGGGTACAGCTCCGGCGACTTGATCTCCAACAGCAGGTTCAGCCGGTGGCGGTGCAGCCGCTTGAGCGCCTCCTCCAACGTGGGGACCGGCTCACCGGCGAATTCGGCGCCGAACCACGATCCGGCGTCGAGCCGCCGCAGCTCGGCGAGGGTGAAGTCGGCGACGGCGTAGGACGCGCGGCCGGGGAACACCTTTTCGGCGTCGGTGGTGCGCTCCAGGTCCGTGTCGTGCACGATCACAAGCTCGCCGTCGGCGCTGCGCTGCACGTCCAGCTCGACCGTGGTGGCGTCGAGCCGGTGGGCGGCGTCGATCGCCGCCAGTGTGTTCTCCGGCGCGTAAGCGGATGCGCCGCGGTGGGCGATGTCGAGCACGGAGGGCGCGTGGCGCCCGGGGCCGCCGGCGCCGTCGGGGCGGGGGGTGGACGCGGGCGCGGCTGCGGCGGCGCCTGCGCTGCCCGCCACGGCCAATGCCAGGGCCGCCGCTGCGAACCCGAACCGTCGGATCATGTCTCTCCCTCGGTCAGAGGTGGATCACTGACCGCCCAAGCCTGGCTTCGGGGAGTTTCCGCCGGGTGTCACCGAAGCGATCGCGCCGTGCCGCGTCCGCGAACCCTCGTCCGGCGCGGCCCTCGGCGCGTGCGGCGGCCGCCTGTGCGCCCATGGTGGCGCGCCGCGCGTGCGTACCGGGGGCCGCCGCGCCGAGGGGACGGCCCCCGGTGCGGGGCCGTCCGCCGTCGGCCGGAAGGGTGCGGCCGGGTCTAGGAGCTTTCTGCCGTGCTCATCGGCATGGGGTAGGCCAACCGGATGCCGGCGCGGTCGAAATCGCGCTTGAGGTGGCCGCGCAGCCGGCGGTCCAGCGACCACTGCTCGCCGGGCTTGGTCTTGGCCATGATCCGGAAGACCACGGCGCCGTTGGAGATGCCGACCACACCCTCGGCGGTGGGGCGCTCCAGGAGCTGCTGGGCGGGTTCGGGCAGTTCGGCGAAGGTGTCCAGGCTGCTCTCGACGACCTCGGTGGCATTGGCGACGTCCACGCGGGCGTCCAGCGGGATCTCGACGACGGCGCGCGCCCAGCCCTGGTTCATATTGCACACGCGCACGATCTCGCCGTTGCGCACGTACCACAGGCCGCCGCTGAGGTCGCGGATCTTGGTCACGCGCAGGGTGACCTCCTCGACGGTGCCCACGGCGTCGCCCACGTCCACGACGTCGCCGACGCCGTACTGGTCCTCGATCAGCATGAACACGCCGGACAGGAAGTCCTGCACCAGGCTCTGGGCGCCGAAGCCGATGGCGAGGCCGAGCACGCCGGCGCTCATCAGGATGGGGCCGAGGTTGATCCCGAGTTCGCCCAGGATCATGACGACCGCGATACCGACGATCACGACCGAGGCGACGCTGCGCAGCACCGAGCTGATGGTTTCGGTCCGCTGCTCCTGGCGCTCGTTCTTGTGCCCTTCGCCCTTGGCCAGGACCCCGTTGGCGAGCTTGCCGTTGCCGATGCGCTGGTGGGAGGCCGCCATCCGCTTGACGGCCTGGCTGACGAGGCGGCCGGCGATCGCGCGCAGGACCAGAGCGATGATCAGGATCAGCGCGATCTTGATCGCGCCGGAGATGAAGGCTCCGGAGTTCTCGGCGAACCACGAGACCACGGGTCCGGCCCCCTCCAATGCCTGCGCCACGAGGGCAGGAGGCCCGTCCGCGAGGAGCGCCGCCCCCGCATTCCCTGTGTGCTCTCCTGCCATGTTCGCTCCTTCGATCAGCGGGGTTGCGCGGGGCCGCCCGTCCAGCGCACGAGGGGCCGCGCACGGAGGTCGGCCGGGCGACGGGCCGGGCACCGGCGGTCGGGCCCGAGGCATCCTCGGCCATCGTGCCATAAGGCCATCTACCAGCCAAAAGAATGTCACAACCGGGCAAGATCCACCCGTTCCGATCGATTCTTCCGCGTTCGCCGCCTACACGCACCGCCGATTCCGGTCCGAAAAACTCCACTGCGGGTCCGTGTGTGTCGAATCCGGCACCCGACACGCCCAGAAACGCTTTGTGAGCGGATGATCACGCAATGTGCGATTTTATGGAGTGGTGGCATGCAGCGTTCACGCACGGCCACCTGATACGCGCTTGGCGAATCGATGGAGAGGTCCGAGCATGCGCAAGCATCAGAAGCGATGGATCGCGCTGGCCGGTGCCACCACCTTGTCCGTGGCGGGCCTGGTGGCGGGCGGTACACCGGCGACGGCGGAGCACCGACACGGCGACGACCCGCTCGCCTGGCCGGTCGTCCAGCAGAGCGCCTCCACATACCGCCTCGACGGGTTCGAAGTGGCGTACCTGCCGCCGGGTCTGGACCGGTACGGCGTCCACGCCGACTCGTCGACGGGCCGCGCCGGCGAGCGCGTCTCGACGATCACGTGGGTGCAGGGTCCCGACTCGGTCTACGGCAAGGTCGCCGTGATCCGGTCGGAGGACGTCACCGACCTGGAGGACCTGCGCACGGCCCGCTACGGCCGCCTCGACGACGACGCGTTGGAGAGGATCGAGCACAACGGCTCCCCGGCGTATCTGTCGCAGAAGACGGGCGAACTGTTCTGGGTCCCCGAAGAGGGCGTGGGTGTCGAGGCCTACCTGCAGCCCGACCGCTGGGACCCCGACGAACTGGCCTCCATGGCCGAGGGCGTGCGACGGGCGCAGCAGGCCGGATCCGACGGAGCCGCATCCGACGAGGGCGGGGCCGATGAGGCCGCATCCGACGGGGCGGAGTCCGGCGAGGGCGCGCCGGAGGGCGCGGCCGAGGAGGCCGGAGTCCAGGACGAGGCCGGCGCCGGCGAAGCGCCGGAGGCCGCCGAGGAGGCGGCGGACTCCGAGGACGCCCAGAGCCCGGCGTCCGACGGCGCCGGGGAGGCGGCCGGGTCCGGGCAGGATTCCGCGGATTCCGCGGAGGAGGCCGCCGAAGGCGCCCAGGACCAGGAAGCCGCCGAAAACGCCGAAGAGGCGGCCGCAGGCACCGGGCAGGACGCCGAGACCCTGCCGGCGGACACGGAGTCCGAGGCGCCCGAGGACCGGCAGGAGTCCGAGGCGCCCGAGGCCGACGGACCGCAGAGCGGGTCCGGCTCCCAGCAGCAGACCGGCGAGCAGGAGGGCGCGGACCCGGTTCCCGGCGCCCAGGACGACGAGGCCGCCGAGGACGCCGGAGAGGCGGCAGCGGGCACCGGGCAGGACGGCTCGGGCACGGAATCGGGCGAAGAGTCCGATGCCGGGACGCCCGATGCCGAGGCACCGGACGCGCAGGAGGTCGCCGACGGCGTCGAGGGCAGCTTCGTCCCCGGCGTATCGGTCACCGACGTGCGCAGCTGCCTGGCCGAGGAACTGCTGGGTGAGGACGCCCAGGCCCAGCCGGCCGAGGTCGCCGCGGACGACGCCGCGCTCCTCGAACTGTGGCGCACGGCAGACGCCGAGGCCCGCACCGAGGCCGCCCGGACCTGCGGTGAACGGTTCGAGGCGGCTCCGGAACTCGTCGAGGAGATGATGGCCGATCTCGCCGCCGAAGCCGAGGAGGCGGAAGGCGCCGAGGAACCGGCCGAGGCCGCGGACGCCGGCGCCGGCGGCGCGGCGGCGCAGGAGACCGCGGAGGAGTCCGACGCGTCCGGAGCCACCGGGGAGGCCGCCGAGTCCGCGGACTCCGACGACGACCCGTCGGGCCTGTGGGATGCGATCCCGTTGTCTCTGCCCCGGTTGTAGCCGACCGCGGAGGCGGGGCCGCTGCGGCCCCGCCCGACGCCGAAGGAGCGGCGGGGGACTCCGCGGAGTCCCCCGCCGCTCGCATGCGTCCCCGCTTCTTCCGGCGCCCGCGGGTGTGCCCGCTGCGCCTGGTCCGCCGAACCGGGCCCGCCGAAACGACCTCGGGGTGCTCACCGTCCTCCGGCGCGGCGCCGGTACCGGCCGCGCGCTCGGCGACCCCGCTCAGACGTCCCAGGCTCCCGACAGCCCCAAAGCGGCGGCCTCGCGCACGGGATCGCCGGTGTCGCGTGTCGCGTACCCCCGCATCAGGTCGCGGGTGCGCAGCGCGGTCGCCGGATCCAGGCGGTGCGCCAGGCGGGCGAGCCAGCGGGGGTCGGTTCCGGTCAGCAGGTCGGACACGCTCTCGTAGTCGCCGTCCACGACGGCGGCGGTGGCCAGCAGCAGGTTCAGGTAGCCGTACTGTGCGGCGCCGGTGGCGGGATCGAGGCACCCGGCCGCCCCGGGCGGTCCGCCGGCCGCGACGAAGGGCACGTCGCGTTCGACGCAGGCGGTGATGAACGCACCGGCCTCGCGGGGGGCGGGCACGAGTTCGGGCCGGGGGCCGCCGCAGCGGATCTTGGCGCCCAGCGGCCGCGCCCCGCTGAGGACGTCGACGGCGTCGAGCCAGCCCGGCTCGCGGACCGGCTCGAAGTACACGACGCGCCCGGCCGTGCCGAGGTCGCCGCTGCGGAACAGGGAGGCGACCAGCCGCAGGTCGTCGGGGCGGGCGCGGGTCTCGTAGCGGTCGACCTGCACGTCGGGATCGTCCGGGGGCACGACGCCGCCGACACCTTCGGGAGTGTCGAGGACGAGTCCCACCTCGACCGGACCGTCGCCGTCGAGCCGCCGCAGCAGGTCGCCCCAGCGGCCGACCGGGCACAGCATGCGGTGGGACAGCATCGGGTGGCCGACGATGCTGTCGGAACGGTGCCGCTCGACCGCCTGCACGATCCGCAGGGGCGCGTGCTCGGCTCCGCGGGCGGCCTGCCGGGGGACCGCGGGGCGGCCTGCGGCGAGCGGGCCGGGCGGGCAGAGGCCGGCGTCGTCGACGAGCCCGCGCAGCAGGATCTGGGCCGCGGTGTCGGCTTCGGACCGACCCGGTGCCGGGGAGCCGCCGCCCCGGTCGTCGGAGCGGTGGCCCGCGTCCGGTCCGGCCGCGCCGGGCGCGGGTTCGTGCGGGCCGAACCGGGCGGGCCGGCGGCCGGGCGGTGCGTTCTGCGCGCCGGCGCGGGGCCGGCGCGGGGCCGTACCGTCCGGCCCTCCCCTGCGTAGCTTCATGGCCCCTCCTCACGTGCTGCGAGCCGCCGGGACCGGCTCCCCCGCTCGCCCGCGCCGACTTCCGGATCCGGGCTTCGGTCGCGCCCTCTACCGCTACTTCTACCCAGCTTCGGCGGACGACCTCCCATAGCGTGAACTACGGGCGAATTGGACAGAAAATGGCTCTTCTGCCCTGTTTACGGACTTACGCGGGACCGCACACCGCTCTTGCCAAAACGGCCGGGCACTGCTTACCTTGATCCAGAAGTCGACGGGCGCCGCCACGACCGGGCGCCCGCCCACATGGACCATAAGCAGGGCTGGTTTCGCTGGCTCCCCCTCCCTCAGTGACTTGCCCTGCGTCCTCTCCTGCGGAGTCCAGCCACCCCCTCCCGGCTGGTCTTCACGAGCAGGAGGCAAGGGGCGGTGCCGGCGCGGCGCCGCCCCTTCGTCCGTTCGCCTCCCGGTAAGCGGGCGGCCGAGCCCGCGCGCCGGCCGTTCTGCGGCGAGCGCCTCGGGCGGGTCAGCCGTGGACGCGCACGACCCCGGCCATGTTCCGGGTGCGCACGTCGGTGGTGCGCACGCTCAGGCCCGTGCGGGGCGACTCCAGCATGCGGCCGTCGCCGAGGTAGATGGCGACGTGGGAGATGTAGTCGGGCGCCGACGGGTCGTTGCGCCAGAAGACGAGGTCGCCGCGGCGGGCGTCGGCGTAGTCGACCCGCTCGCCGGCGAACCACTGGTCGTGGGTGACACGCGGGACCGAAACCCCCGCCTGCCCGAACGCCCACTGCACGAGCCCCGAGCAGTCGTAACCGCCCTCGGCCATCGACTCTCCGCCCCACACGTAGGGCACGCCGATGCGGGACTCGGCAGCCGCGATCGCGTTCTCCACGACGTCGGCCCCCAGCGCCCGGCCGGAGTCGTCGGCGGGGCGCGGCTCGGGGTCCTCGGCGAGCGGCTGCAGCGAGGCCTCGTCGCCGAGGACCTCCGTGAGCCCCTCCTCCAGTTCCCACAGGTCGGCGTCGGGCGCGGAGACGATCAGCGCGTTGCCGCGGGGGAATCCCAGCCGCTCGGCCAGGTCGCGGGAGATCAGCGCGTCGATCCCGGCGACGCCGGAGGTGGCGTGGGTCCACACCTCGCGGGTGACCTCCCCGCTGGCGCCGGCCAGCTCGACCTCGCTGCCCACGTCCAGCCCGCGCTGCTTGCCCGCGTCGTCGGAGAGGGCGATGCGGCCCTCGGCGACGCCCTGCCAGATGTCGTCGGACTCGGCTG contains:
- a CDS encoding C40 family peptidase, producing MGRRWRSCAGTTAVFAVAFTAFGAAPVWAAPAPDTPSAADERAAGAGAPQDAPGPRPSGSGADPSGGTASPPVADTADLRADAEVADFEQARSREYFAVLPESIPERRAEQAAELDGVDAVETVDAARMQVGGESTAVLGVDPSSFRNYAPEPSAESDDIWQGVAEGRIALSDDAGKQRGLDVGSEVELAGASGEVTREVWTHATSGVAGIDALISRDLAERLGFPRGNALIVSAPDADLWELEEGLTEVLGDEASLQPLAEDPEPRPADDSGRALGADVVENAIAAAESRIGVPYVWGGESMAEGGYDCSGLVQWAFGQAGVSVPRVTHDQWFAGERVDYADARRGDLVFWRNDPSAPDYISHVAIYLGDGRMLESPRTGLSVRTTDVRTRNMAGVVRVHG